Proteins encoded in a region of the Bacteroidales bacterium genome:
- a CDS encoding four helix bundle protein, whose product MNKFDLEERLIDFAVLIVEIDETLQKTRAGAYFGGQLLRSGSSPALNYGEAQSGESRRDFIHKIKIILKELRETMICLKIIKRSKLIQQLSLIDTALKENNELISIFVKSAETAQKNLDAASKKRN is encoded by the coding sequence ATGAACAAATTTGATTTGGAAGAACGATTAATTGACTTTGCTGTTCTTATTGTAGAGATCGATGAAACATTGCAAAAAACAAGAGCCGGAGCATATTTCGGAGGACAGTTATTGCGTTCGGGAAGTTCACCTGCTTTAAATTATGGGGAGGCGCAAAGTGGAGAGTCACGAAGAGATTTTATTCATAAAATTAAAATTATTTTAAAAGAACTCCGTGAAACTATGATTTGTTTAAAAATTATTAAAAGGTCTAAACTCATTCAGCAATTGAGCCTTATTGATACTGCATTAAAAGAAAATAATGAGTTGATTTCCATTTTTGTTAAAAGTGCAGAAACGGCACAAAAAAATCTTGATGCAGCAAGCAAAAAAAGAAATTGA
- a CDS encoding bifunctional 3,4-dihydroxy-2-butanone-4-phosphate synthase/GTP cyclohydrolase II yields MDKKLNTIEEAIEDFRQGKIIIVVDDEDRENEGDFITAAETITPEKVNFMAKHGRGLICAPVSVDICEKLDLQMMVSKNTSSHETQFTVSVDLLGYGCTTGISAGDRAKTIKALSNDKTKPEELGRPGHIFPLRAKDGGVLRRAGHTEATIDLARLAGLKPVGALVEIMNEDGTMARLMDLFEIREHFKLKMISIKDLIAYRIKNESLIEKEETVDLPTEWGNFKLTLYREITTSQLHMALTKGSWDKDENLLVRVHSSCMTGDIFGSCRCDCGMQLHHAMQMIEKEGKGIIIYMNQEGRGIGLENKLKSYHLQELGYDTIEANEKLGFKADERDYGIGAQIIRDLGASKIRLITNNPKKKSGLTGYGIEIIENIPIVIKPNKYNKNYLKTKQDRMGHILNIED; encoded by the coding sequence ATGGATAAGAAACTGAACACTATCGAAGAAGCTATTGAAGACTTCCGGCAAGGAAAGATAATCATTGTGGTGGATGACGAAGACCGCGAAAACGAAGGGGATTTTATCACTGCAGCCGAGACTATAACTCCCGAGAAAGTAAATTTTATGGCAAAGCATGGCAGGGGGTTGATTTGTGCACCCGTCAGCGTTGATATTTGTGAAAAACTCGACTTGCAGATGATGGTGAGCAAAAACACTTCTTCGCATGAGACACAATTTACCGTTTCTGTTGACCTGTTGGGCTATGGATGTACTACGGGCATTTCGGCAGGTGACCGGGCCAAAACTATCAAAGCACTTTCAAACGATAAAACCAAGCCAGAAGAACTGGGGAGACCGGGACATATTTTTCCTCTCCGGGCAAAGGACGGAGGCGTGCTGCGCCGTGCCGGGCATACCGAAGCCACCATCGACCTGGCACGCCTTGCCGGATTAAAACCCGTTGGCGCTTTGGTGGAGATCATGAATGAAGATGGCACGATGGCACGATTGATGGACCTGTTTGAAATAAGGGAACATTTCAAACTGAAAATGATTTCGATAAAAGACCTTATTGCTTACCGCATCAAAAACGAAAGCCTGATCGAAAAAGAAGAAACCGTTGACCTGCCCACGGAGTGGGGAAATTTCAAACTTACACTCTACCGGGAGATCACCACAAGCCAGCTGCACATGGCGCTCACCAAAGGAAGCTGGGACAAAGATGAGAACCTTCTGGTGCGCGTGCATTCATCGTGCATGACCGGCGATATCTTTGGCTCGTGCCGCTGCGACTGTGGCATGCAGTTGCACCATGCCATGCAGATGATTGAAAAAGAAGGCAAGGGAATAATAATTTATATGAACCAGGAAGGACGCGGCATCGGGCTGGAAAACAAATTAAAATCCTATCATCTCCAGGAACTGGGGTACGACACCATTGAAGCCAATGAAAAACTCGGGTTTAAAGCCGACGAACGCGACTACGGAATTGGCGCACAAATCATACGCGACCTGGGGGCCAGCAAAATAAGGCTCATCACCAACAACCCAAAGAAAAAAAGCGGGCTGACCGGCTACGGCATCGAAATAATTGAAAATATTCCCATCGTTATCAAGCCCAACAAGTACAACAAAAACTACCTGAAGACCAAGCAGGACAGGATGGGGCACATTCTGAATATTGAAGATTAA
- a CDS encoding CPBP family intramembrane metalloprotease, producing MKKLAKNIFADTYNQIQKEHKEFINSDKKNSFNRNVLIICIVVCLSLTFIEYAGKNDGYYLLISFIKKIGLTEAASHIKLYIEQSANHQLFSLGYWVFIILAFYFLAPALIIKYLFRQKLSEYGLCRGSLFKEYRLYLLFFVIMVPLILFFSTTDGFQQRYPFYRIKHHETLWPNFVIWQVLYFFQFVALEFFFRGFMLHGLKKQFGYYSIFVMTIPYCMIHFGKPFPETLAAIIAGIVLGTISLKSRSIWMGVAIHYTVALSMDIAALWQKGYWFN from the coding sequence ATGAAAAAACTAGCAAAAAATATTTTTGCCGATACATATAATCAAATACAAAAAGAACATAAAGAATTTATAAACTCCGATAAAAAGAATTCTTTTAACAGGAATGTCCTTATTATTTGCATTGTTGTTTGCCTCTCACTCACCTTTATTGAATACGCTGGTAAAAATGACGGATACTACCTTTTGATTTCTTTTATAAAAAAAATAGGTCTTACTGAAGCAGCGTCTCATATCAAGCTATACATAGAACAAAGTGCTAATCACCAGTTGTTTTCGCTGGGATACTGGGTTTTTATTATACTAGCATTTTATTTTCTGGCTCCCGCACTGATAATAAAATATCTTTTCAGGCAAAAACTTTCAGAATACGGCCTTTGCCGTGGCAGTTTATTTAAAGAATACAGGCTTTATCTTCTATTTTTTGTCATCATGGTGCCATTAATACTTTTTTTTTCAACTACCGATGGTTTTCAGCAAAGGTACCCCTTCTACCGCATCAAACATCATGAAACGCTATGGCCGAATTTCGTCATATGGCAGGTGTTGTATTTTTTTCAGTTTGTTGCACTGGAATTTTTCTTCCGGGGCTTCATGCTTCATGGGTTAAAAAAACAGTTCGGTTATTACAGTATATTTGTGATGACCATACCTTATTGCATGATACATTTCGGGAAACCTTTTCCTGAAACTCTTGCAGCGATAATAGCCGGCATAGTATTAGGGACGATAAGCCTGAAAAGCCGTTCGATATGGATGGGAGTCGCCATTCATTACACGGTTGCGCTTTCAATGGATATTGCCGCATTATGGCAGAAAGGATATTGGTTTAATTAA
- a CDS encoding DNA-3-methyladenine glycosylase I, which produces MKNRCPWPADDALMIKYHDEEWGIPVHDDRKLFEFMVLDAFQAGLSWKTILHKREAFRKAFDNFEPKKVAKYSSKKISELIENQEIIRNRQKIAATIKNAQCFLEVQKEYGSFDTFIWQFTRGKTKINRCIATSDIAVNSSESDAMSRELKRRGFSFVGSTICYAFMQAAGMVNDHLISCFRYEEIKK; this is translated from the coding sequence ATGAAAAACCGTTGCCCCTGGCCTGCCGATGATGCACTGATGATAAAATATCACGATGAAGAATGGGGTATCCCTGTTCATGATGACCGGAAACTGTTTGAGTTTATGGTGCTCGATGCCTTTCAGGCAGGGTTGAGCTGGAAAACCATTTTACATAAGCGCGAAGCATTCCGGAAAGCATTTGATAATTTTGAACCAAAAAAAGTTGCAAAATACAGCAGCAAAAAAATTTCTGAGCTTATAGAAAATCAGGAAATTATACGCAACCGGCAAAAGATAGCTGCAACCATTAAAAACGCACAATGCTTTCTCGAAGTACAAAAAGAATACGGAAGTTTCGATACCTTTATCTGGCAGTTTACCAGAGGAAAAACAAAAATAAATAGATGTATAGCAACATCTGATATTGCCGTTAACAGTTCCGAATCGGATGCTATGAGCCGGGAACTCAAAAGACGTGGATTTTCGTTTGTGGGCTCAACAATTTGTTATGCCTTTATGCAGGCTGCCGGCATGGTAAACGACCATCTGATAAGCTGTTTCAGGTACGAAGAAATTAAAAAATAA